A window of Infirmifilum lucidum contains these coding sequences:
- a CDS encoding ATP-binding protein: MKLGVVTWVEGTTVRFRIAEGARVERGMLVKVEDAGRRFVVKVVDFKPESLLSAAEVAVITSRADKGERVQLRDKDLRLYDTAIGVIVAQIDPDGEAHGPTSVPSIFSRVESLDRDDLEKLNLHTGDIPIGYVRFGHEAVDVIVALDGSRVIPHHVLVVGGTGAGKSNFGRVFAASVLHNRGKYGLVVFDCESEYLLGSKPGEMGLAHLPFSEEYLFLVTGRVSRPGRLRIELPELGEARSIPAYPLKMDVSRLKPFDFIMTGEFSGPQEELLWLAYKQFGEDWVYSLLMADSRSIYARLGRLSGVNTINVTKRKVKYLVGDGDIFCRECGYDLASAVLSMVAKGRVVLIETPFATEGEEKLLATIVAERVFRSYEEMRKKLPEKWSQLPPVLIMVEEAHRYLSAQALGGRGEVRENIFSAIAKRGRKYKVGGLYITQMPSELIDAVVRQSLTKVILSLPTRPDYSTVINHSPYLDEAESEIKTLDRGEAVVVSQPSGFRFAVSVKIFSYEEYCMRLIEQERAEQVLQQQEAGGVD, translated from the coding sequence TTGAAGCTGGGTGTAGTGACCTGGGTCGAGGGCACGACGGTGAGGTTCAGGATAGCCGAGGGCGCTAGAGTAGAGAGGGGCATGCTAGTCAAGGTGGAGGACGCCGGCAGGAGGTTCGTCGTGAAGGTTGTTGACTTCAAGCCCGAGAGCCTCCTGAGCGCCGCGGAAGTCGCGGTTATAACCAGCAGGGCCGACAAGGGCGAGAGAGTCCAGCTACGGGACAAAGACTTGAGGCTCTACGACACCGCCATAGGCGTGATCGTGGCCCAGATAGACCCCGACGGCGAGGCCCACGGGCCCACAAGTGTCCCCTCGATTTTCTCCAGGGTGGAGTCCCTCGACAGGGATGACCTGGAGAAGCTCAACCTCCACACAGGGGACATACCGATAGGCTACGTCAGGTTCGGGCACGAAGCCGTGGATGTCATCGTAGCCCTCGACGGCTCGCGCGTGATCCCACACCACGTCCTGGTAGTGGGTGGCACTGGCGCTGGCAAGAGCAACTTCGGAAGGGTGTTCGCGGCCTCAGTCCTCCACAACAGGGGGAAGTACGGCCTCGTAGTCTTCGACTGCGAGAGCGAGTACCTCCTGGGCTCGAAGCCCGGCGAGATGGGCCTCGCGCACCTGCCCTTCTCCGAGGAGTACCTCTTCCTCGTGACCGGGAGGGTGAGCAGGCCCGGCAGGCTGAGAATAGAGCTCCCGGAGCTCGGCGAGGCGAGGAGCATCCCGGCCTACCCCCTGAAGATGGACGTCAGCAGGCTCAAACCCTTCGACTTCATAATGACCGGGGAGTTCTCAGGGCCGCAGGAGGAGCTCCTCTGGCTCGCCTACAAACAGTTCGGGGAAGACTGGGTCTACTCGCTCCTGATGGCGGACAGCAGGAGCATCTACGCGAGGCTCGGCAGGCTCTCGGGGGTGAACACCATAAACGTGACGAAGAGGAAGGTGAAGTACCTCGTCGGGGACGGGGACATCTTCTGCAGGGAGTGCGGTTACGACCTCGCCTCTGCAGTCCTCTCAATGGTGGCCAAGGGCAGGGTTGTCCTCATCGAGACCCCATTCGCCACAGAGGGCGAGGAGAAGTTGCTCGCAACAATAGTCGCGGAGAGGGTTTTCAGGAGCTACGAGGAGATGCGGAAGAAGCTACCCGAGAAGTGGAGCCAGCTCCCGCCAGTACTGATAATGGTCGAGGAGGCCCACAGGTACCTGTCGGCGCAGGCCCTCGGGGGCAGGGGCGAGGTGCGGGAGAACATCTTCTCGGCCATAGCCAAGCGCGGAAGGAAGTACAAGGTCGGGGGGCTCTACATAACCCAGATGCCGAGCGAGCTCATAGACGCTGTCGTCAGGCAGTCCCTCACCAAGGTGATACTCTCACTCCCAACCAGGCCGGACTACTCTACAGTGATAAACCACAGCCCGTACCTCGACGAGGCGGAGAGCGAGATAAAGACGCTAGACAGGGGCGAGGCAGTCGTCGTGAGCCAGCCGAGCGGCTTCCGCTTCGCTGTCTCTGTGAAGATCTTCAGCTACGAGGAGTACTGTATGCGCTTAATCGAGCAGGAGAGGGCAGAGCAGGTTCTGCAGCAACAGGAGGCCGGGGGTGTGGACTAG
- a CDS encoding DNA double-strand break repair nuclease NurA codes for MALLQRSGYLDPDVKMLVEKLTEMHKYGRRGVQLTLEGTPAKPYPVVRINGYRLRGPPVSETRFRVIDELPHDFYVVSVDAAARILFDAGAYKILAAKVVAGVWRGVERVRLVGPYKRIQLFDDLKQAGDWLAEVELEAALKLVREYPGAFVLFDRPLVFNPESRSARAYSMLVKRTWRVVGVPKSTSLRVSTGESLAGYLYRLGEKYFKGLPWVYHPVLENPRIQPGGLAISVARLSPNAPPFRIDTPYTLAERLDAEEVSGVLAYLQDFSSPGYPLPLKIVHELSRIPKNELDLDRTLLLEDLSLNGVSSRILEDAAGSEFKSRFIWGVGD; via the coding sequence ATGGCTCTACTCCAGAGGTCTGGGTACCTGGATCCCGATGTGAAGATGCTCGTGGAGAAGCTGACAGAGATGCACAAGTACGGGCGTAGAGGGGTTCAGCTCACTCTCGAGGGCACGCCCGCGAAGCCCTACCCTGTCGTGAGGATCAACGGCTACAGGCTGAGGGGGCCCCCGGTGTCGGAAACCCGCTTCAGGGTTATCGACGAGCTCCCGCACGACTTCTACGTAGTCTCTGTAGACGCCGCAGCTAGGATACTCTTCGACGCGGGGGCCTACAAGATCCTCGCCGCGAAGGTCGTGGCGGGTGTCTGGAGAGGCGTCGAGAGAGTGAGGCTCGTCGGCCCGTACAAGAGGATACAGCTCTTCGACGACCTGAAGCAGGCTGGAGACTGGCTCGCCGAGGTAGAGCTCGAAGCGGCCCTGAAGCTTGTCCGGGAGTACCCCGGCGCCTTCGTACTCTTCGACAGGCCCCTAGTCTTCAACCCCGAGTCGAGGTCTGCCCGCGCGTACTCGATGCTGGTAAAGCGGACGTGGAGGGTGGTAGGCGTCCCGAAGTCCACCTCGCTCAGGGTCTCGACCGGCGAGAGCCTAGCCGGCTACCTCTACAGGCTAGGCGAGAAGTACTTCAAAGGCCTACCCTGGGTCTACCACCCAGTACTCGAAAACCCCCGCATACAGCCAGGAGGACTCGCAATCTCGGTCGCCAGGCTGTCCCCCAACGCACCCCCCTTCAGGATCGACACACCATACACGCTTGCCGAGAGGCTTGACGCGGAGGAGGTTTCAGGCGTGCTGGCGTACCTCCAGGACTTCTCCTCCCCGGGCTACCCGTTGCCGCTGAAGATCGTACACGAGCTCTCGAGGATACCGAAGAACGAGCTGGATCTTGACAGAACCCTGCTCCTGGAAGACCTCTCCCTGAACGGCGTGTCGTCCCGCATCCTGGAGGACGCGGCGGGCTCGGAGTTCAAGAGCCGCTTCATCTGGGGTGTCGGGGACTAG
- a CDS encoding DUF6293 family protein, with amino-acid sequence MVVTVHYVGFHPNLVFQGFEQVRLRYPIEKVYLVYDAKPDRYGAVSRHNLKRLQEALSFFKPVAVKVNPLSYSSVASAFYAILSVERDKQVLIDITDMPPYMASTVTVVALMSGNARIYAVQPQQHGEFIPDPDTPEFADFIARKDSLQLGSLFEVEVPSRPVEVVEDEKEVDILVMLYTKNGSAKSITQLIEWMGENPRDPVVKATYSRIVASMEERGLLKRIREGRNRSVRLTELGTAIAEARIKLGTAKPPPAPPVAEKPISLQVP; translated from the coding sequence ATGGTAGTCACAGTACACTACGTGGGCTTCCACCCGAACCTCGTGTTCCAGGGGTTCGAGCAGGTCAGGCTACGCTACCCCATCGAGAAGGTTTACCTGGTGTACGACGCGAAGCCCGACAGGTACGGCGCTGTCTCGCGGCACAACCTTAAACGCCTGCAGGAGGCCCTCTCGTTCTTCAAGCCCGTAGCCGTCAAGGTGAACCCCCTGAGCTACTCTAGCGTCGCCAGCGCCTTCTACGCCATCCTGAGCGTCGAGAGGGACAAGCAGGTTCTGATAGACATCACGGACATGCCCCCCTACATGGCCTCGACAGTTACTGTTGTAGCCCTGATGTCCGGCAACGCCAGGATATACGCCGTCCAGCCACAACAGCACGGCGAGTTCATACCCGACCCGGACACGCCCGAGTTCGCCGACTTCATAGCCAGGAAGGACAGCCTCCAGCTGGGCAGCCTGTTCGAGGTGGAGGTGCCCTCCAGGCCCGTCGAAGTCGTAGAGGACGAGAAAGAAGTCGACATACTCGTAATGCTCTACACCAAGAACGGGTCGGCTAAGAGCATCACGCAGCTGATAGAGTGGATGGGGGAGAACCCGAGGGATCCAGTGGTGAAGGCGACGTACAGCCGCATCGTCGCGTCAATGGAGGAGAGGGGCCTGCTGAAGAGGATAAGGGAGGGCAGGAACAGGTCTGTCAGGCTCACAGAGCTGGGCACTGCTATCGCAGAGGCGAGGATAAAGCTCGGGACTGCGAAGCCGCCGCCCGCGCCCCCCGTGGCCGAGAAGCCCATCAGCTTGCAAGTCCCTTAG
- a CDS encoding DedA family protein — MSLTTAVSEFSVDVLSRLGLPGVFLLMVLESALVPIPSEVVMVFSGFLVYKGLFGFVEAVMAGTLGNLVGSLVAYYLGLSAGRPFILKYGRYLLLSEHHVASAEEFFQRRGSLAVFLGRMLPAVRTVISFPAGVARMDAAKFSVLTFLGSIPWNTALVLAGYHLGENWAVIESHAPLLDTLGVGILALIAIYYFMRTTSRRKLNQ, encoded by the coding sequence GTGTCGCTGACGACTGCAGTTAGCGAGTTCTCCGTAGACGTCCTGTCTAGGCTCGGGCTACCGGGAGTGTTCCTGCTAATGGTGCTTGAGAGCGCTCTAGTGCCGATCCCCAGTGAAGTCGTGATGGTGTTCTCCGGGTTCCTTGTGTACAAAGGCCTCTTCGGGTTTGTCGAGGCCGTTATGGCGGGGACTCTCGGGAACCTCGTGGGATCCCTGGTAGCGTACTACTTAGGCCTAAGCGCGGGCAGGCCGTTCATCCTCAAGTACGGCAGGTACCTCCTGCTCAGCGAGCACCACGTCGCGAGCGCTGAGGAGTTCTTCCAGAGGAGGGGTAGCCTGGCAGTCTTCCTGGGACGCATGCTACCCGCCGTGCGGACAGTCATAAGCTTCCCGGCCGGCGTAGCCAGGATGGACGCCGCCAAGTTCTCTGTCCTGACATTCCTGGGGAGCATACCCTGGAACACGGCACTAGTCCTAGCAGGCTACCACCTCGGGGAGAACTGGGCCGTAATCGAGAGCCACGCGCCGCTACTAGACACCCTAGGCGTCGGTATCCTAGCCCTCATAGCTATTTACTACTTTATGAGAACCACGTCCAGGAGGAAGCTAAACCAATAA
- a CDS encoding type II toxin-antitoxin system VapC family toxin translates to MTAALLYLDSSAIVKRYVIEPGKNLVDQAYYEALRGDALLSFSMWNIGEVLGVLDKYYKRGWLDRDDYLLAKRQFLFETLRLLKLGVLRIVPVKARLLIEAWDLIEKYHLYEADALQILSAKHVGAERLYTGDKILHEVALKEGLESEYAG, encoded by the coding sequence GTGACGGCGGCGCTCCTGTACCTGGACTCGAGCGCCATAGTGAAGCGCTACGTGATAGAGCCCGGGAAGAACCTAGTCGACCAGGCATACTACGAGGCGCTGAGAGGAGACGCCCTGCTATCGTTCTCGATGTGGAACATTGGCGAAGTACTGGGCGTTCTCGACAAGTACTACAAGAGGGGCTGGCTGGATCGCGATGACTACTTGCTCGCCAAGCGGCAGTTCTTGTTTGAAACCCTAAGGCTACTCAAGCTGGGTGTTCTTAGGATAGTACCAGTTAAAGCAAGGCTTCTAATCGAAGCCTGGGACTTGATAGAGAAGTACCACTTGTACGAGGCAGACGCCCTGCAGATACTCTCTGCGAAACACGTAGGTGCGGAGAGGCTCTACACAGGAGACAAGATCCTCCACGAAGTGGCGTTAAAGGAGGGGCTGGAGAGCGAGTACGCGGGCTAG
- a CDS encoding aspartyl protease family protein: MGVFKVRARVWNVFDRSKSSEVELVVDSESTYTVLPASLLARLGVTPARVVRLRVADGRVVEKKLGEVGIEVEGHALSATRVVFGDEDVYLLGSLTLEDLEPAVDPVKKKLVPTEALLMVAESP, encoded by the coding sequence ATGGGAGTATTTAAGGTTAGGGCTAGAGTGTGGAACGTCTTCGATAGGAGTAAGAGCTCCGAAGTAGAGCTCGTAGTGGACAGTGAGTCTACTTATACTGTCCTCCCCGCGTCCCTGCTTGCTAGGCTCGGGGTTACCCCGGCAAGGGTCGTGAGGTTAAGAGTGGCTGACGGCAGGGTGGTGGAGAAGAAGCTAGGCGAGGTAGGCATTGAAGTAGAGGGCCATGCGCTCTCGGCGACGAGAGTCGTCTTCGGGGACGAGGACGTATACCTCCTCGGCTCTCTCACGCTAGAAGACCTCGAACCAGCCGTAGACCCGGTGAAGAAGAAACTCGTGCCAACAGAGGCTCTTTTAATGGTCGCAGAGTCTCCCTAA
- a CDS encoding ankyrin repeat domain-containing protein gives MSEDLIEAAARGDYWRVKELLDRGAHVNTRDKHGETPLHHAAWMGHLDVAELLLDRGAEVDARDNYGSTPLHHAARGGRLKVVKLLLDRGADVNARNKAGWTPLDLARAGGHKKVVELLESARGGSRARVGRGDVAGTPPAGVVDPASAVLWVERAIERGRELLREATSHKP, from the coding sequence GTGTCTGAGGATTTGATTGAGGCAGCGGCGAGGGGCGACTACTGGAGGGTAAAAGAACTACTCGACAGAGGCGCACACGTGAACACCAGAGACAAGCATGGCGAGACGCCACTACACCATGCTGCTTGGATGGGGCACCTGGATGTCGCGGAGCTGCTACTCGACAGGGGCGCAGAAGTAGATGCCAGAGACAATTATGGCAGTACGCCACTACACCATGCTGCTCGCGGTGGGCGCTTGAAAGTCGTGAAGCTGCTGTTGGATAGGGGCGCAGACGTGAACGCCAGAAACAAGGCTGGCTGGACGCCTCTAGACCTTGCGAGGGCGGGAGGGCACAAAAAAGTCGTCGAGCTCCTGGAGTCTGCCAGAGGGGGCTCGCGAGCTAGAGTGGGGAGGGGGGATGTTGCCGGAACCCCTCCAGCCGGGGTAGTAGACCCAGCGAGCGCGGTCTTGTGGGTGGAGAGGGCGATAGAGAGGGGTAGGGAGCTGCTGAGAGAAGCAACGTCCCACAAGCCCTAG
- a CDS encoding serine/threonine-protein kinase: MMELAIQKAQLIDAPVRKLFLSFAVDSHGQVYKLHPSRPPERLTEALGEPVYFHEAGERLVFYTKSRNLAVLSPPARLERYVLESVPDQLTLTGEGFAMSQRHPKKVAASLVKVVGSGYTLEVESPRILSMASVDNNLYALTMTGEVIGLAASGSQLNEFLRIRNLPRGCTRVVAVGDKIAVKCQENIACFDAYTGKALWMQRVSLGSLLAWGNYLVLWEPEETSLELLSVEDGSLQTLSFKPVFTLFTAGGRLYVVQRYVVTALSAGLARENMLLPIPIPENMSVHNVDFYFSVSRWIASCSPTPPSVVVEKVSVKPAEGKHRVYITLSARTPSSNIPISNAEAVVKIGGIEVSSVSDEKGRIVVETELPPGSHSLQVRLRGLTPTESELGVVETVTEHEVDVPEDTRPLGLSVGDFLDDKYSVRELLGEGGFGGVFRALDILLERRVAIKVPHGHFSDYSVLLEEASKLVEVSKRVNRESHVVTEVYDVKLFRVKDLSHREKGEVFAIVMEFVEGGSLRNLLAGSSLTSMERRSIALKLAEKVALLNERKVVHGDLKPENILLTGEKNPILADFYTATLLGRFEKMRKLRKLVFSRLYAPPELINSGIVSEKTDSYSLGVTLIELLTGRAPAPGSIPAPLLEAKTIPDKCKKKLIESLSPDPHERPTTREIYEALQDTPST, from the coding sequence ATGATGGAGCTAGCAATACAGAAAGCCCAACTCATTGACGCCCCTGTGAGGAAGCTCTTCCTGTCTTTCGCAGTTGACTCCCATGGCCAGGTATACAAGTTGCACCCCTCCCGCCCCCCTGAACGCCTCACAGAGGCTCTCGGAGAGCCGGTCTATTTCCACGAGGCTGGAGAGAGACTAGTGTTCTACACGAAGTCAAGGAACCTAGCAGTACTTTCTCCCCCCGCAAGGCTGGAGAGGTATGTCCTTGAGTCAGTACCTGACCAGCTTACCCTAACAGGGGAGGGTTTCGCTATGTCCCAGAGGCACCCGAAGAAAGTTGCAGCCAGCCTTGTTAAAGTCGTAGGCAGTGGTTACACCCTTGAAGTTGAGTCTCCCAGGATTCTCTCAATGGCGAGTGTAGACAACAACCTCTACGCTCTGACGATGACAGGCGAGGTTATAGGCTTGGCGGCTAGCGGCTCCCAGTTAAATGAATTCCTGAGGATTAGGAACCTGCCTCGTGGGTGCACCCGGGTAGTTGCAGTGGGCGACAAGATAGCTGTTAAGTGCCAGGAGAACATTGCGTGCTTCGACGCGTACACGGGCAAGGCCCTGTGGATGCAGAGGGTGAGTCTAGGGTCGCTATTAGCTTGGGGTAACTACCTCGTCCTCTGGGAGCCTGAAGAAACGAGCCTAGAGCTACTCAGTGTTGAAGACGGGTCTCTACAAACCTTGTCCTTCAAGCCAGTATTCACGCTCTTCACTGCCGGGGGGAGACTGTATGTTGTCCAGCGCTACGTGGTAACGGCTTTAAGTGCGGGCCTGGCGAGGGAAAACATGCTGCTACCCATCCCCATCCCTGAAAACATGTCTGTTCACAACGTGGACTTCTACTTCTCTGTCTCAAGGTGGATTGCCTCCTGCTCGCCCACGCCGCCGTCAGTAGTTGTAGAGAAGGTAAGCGTGAAGCCAGCCGAGGGCAAGCACAGAGTGTACATCACTCTCTCGGCTAGGACGCCGTCGAGTAACATCCCCATCTCTAATGCTGAGGCTGTAGTCAAAATAGGAGGTATAGAAGTGTCGAGCGTATCCGACGAGAAGGGGAGGATAGTCGTTGAGACCGAGCTCCCGCCGGGCTCCCACTCCCTGCAGGTGAGGCTAAGAGGCCTCACTCCGACGGAGAGCGAGCTAGGGGTGGTAGAGACTGTGACAGAACACGAAGTCGACGTCCCAGAGGATACTAGACCTTTAGGCCTAAGCGTAGGCGATTTCCTAGACGATAAATACTCTGTCCGGGAGCTCCTCGGGGAGGGAGGTTTTGGGGGAGTGTTCAGAGCCCTCGACATCCTCCTAGAGAGGCGGGTCGCCATCAAGGTGCCGCACGGCCACTTCTCAGACTACTCCGTCCTCCTTGAGGAGGCGTCGAAGCTCGTAGAAGTCTCGAAGAGGGTGAACAGGGAGTCGCACGTCGTCACGGAAGTATACGACGTAAAGTTGTTCAGAGTCAAAGATCTAAGCCACAGGGAGAAAGGGGAGGTCTTCGCAATAGTGATGGAATTCGTTGAGGGGGGCTCTCTCAGAAACCTACTAGCAGGCAGCAGTCTCACCAGCATGGAGAGGAGGAGCATTGCCCTAAAACTAGCGGAGAAAGTGGCTCTCCTGAACGAGAGGAAAGTGGTGCACGGAGACCTAAAGCCAGAAAACATCCTCCTCACAGGCGAGAAAAACCCCATACTAGCAGACTTTTACACTGCAACACTCCTGGGTAGATTCGAGAAGATGAGGAAGCTCAGGAAGCTAGTATTCAGCAGGCTATACGCCCCGCCAGAACTCATAAACTCGGGGATAGTGAGCGAGAAAACAGACTCCTACTCCCTGGGCGTAACGCTAATAGAGCTACTGACGGGCAGAGCACCAGCCCCAGGCTCAATACCCGCCCCACTCCTCGAGGCGAAAACAATCCCCGACAAATGTAAGAAAAAACTCATAGAATCACTTTCACCAGACCCCCACGAGCGCCCAACAACAAGGGAAATCTACGAAGCCCTACAAGATACTCCAAGCACCTAA
- a CDS encoding zinc ribbon domain-containing protein: MPGLVRRRFEAGEKVKYDETRDAVYLEGGYRGVSPIVGVRSIYSDPDVAHFNDLMAFDEVLLNGDALVRGSVLSEARVRFSSTVEEPAVVFGDVGTIPSRTEGEEHARERSLQIEGKSPTVIFGNVITGNLYIRSPSVIVGNVLALRELKIEAESVILGRILVGSKVSKGKAYIENSTFYHVYAYGDVTLGPGNTTMLPIIASRGGRIELKADTIRVLGLPCIYCPVEQNPFLCSRYREQSCPLVEKGLGFDYLSEFDLAKSGEYEYVSWFWRSSPAMVLQNVLVKKVLYTALALSKNVLFDLKEKRINGLTLSTYVSQYLRDVREKAGGGMSASIEEVRRSFFKILEEYFQSRKLPYVTCSKCGMPNPPGVKICIYCGSKVS; this comes from the coding sequence ATGCCAGGCCTGGTTAGGAGGAGGTTCGAAGCGGGGGAGAAGGTAAAGTACGACGAGACTAGGGATGCTGTCTACCTCGAAGGAGGGTATCGGGGCGTAAGCCCGATAGTCGGAGTTAGGAGTATTTACTCGGATCCCGACGTCGCCCATTTCAACGACCTCATGGCCTTCGACGAAGTCCTCCTCAACGGCGATGCGCTCGTCAGGGGGTCTGTGCTCTCCGAGGCGAGGGTACGTTTTAGCTCTACTGTTGAGGAGCCGGCAGTCGTCTTCGGAGACGTCGGTACTATCCCGAGTAGGACTGAAGGCGAAGAACACGCGCGTGAACGCTCCCTGCAGATAGAGGGGAAAAGCCCGACAGTGATCTTCGGGAACGTCATCACGGGGAACCTCTACATACGGTCACCTTCTGTGATTGTAGGGAACGTGCTAGCCCTGAGAGAGCTCAAAATCGAGGCTGAGAGCGTCATCTTGGGTAGAATCCTCGTCGGGAGTAAGGTCAGTAAGGGGAAAGCCTATATTGAAAACTCAACGTTCTACCACGTCTACGCGTACGGTGACGTAACTCTTGGGCCCGGGAACACCACGATGCTCCCGATAATCGCGTCGAGGGGCGGGAGGATAGAATTAAAGGCAGACACTATTAGAGTCCTCGGGCTTCCTTGCATATACTGCCCTGTTGAGCAGAACCCGTTCCTGTGCTCACGCTACCGCGAGCAGTCGTGCCCCCTAGTCGAGAAAGGCCTGGGCTTTGACTACCTCAGCGAGTTTGACCTGGCGAAGTCCGGAGAGTACGAGTATGTAAGCTGGTTCTGGAGGTCTTCTCCAGCAATGGTGCTCCAAAACGTTCTAGTCAAGAAAGTCCTGTACACGGCCCTAGCACTGAGCAAGAACGTCCTTTTCGACTTGAAAGAGAAAAGGATTAACGGGTTGACCCTCAGCACCTACGTAAGCCAGTACCTTAGAGACGTCAGAGAGAAGGCTGGCGGGGGCATGAGCGCCTCTATTGAAGAAGTCCGGAGGAGCTTCTTCAAGATACTCGAGGAGTACTTCCAGTCTAGAAAACTACCCTACGTTACCTGCTCAAAGTGCGGCATGCCTAACCCCCCTGGGGTAAAGATTTGTATATACTGCGGGAGCAAAGTCTCCTAG
- a CDS encoding COG1470 family protein: MLRERYGYIEHRTVDELAERGPSFLGDLLKELDGIEDQISRARLLSSDMKHLLERVKGYKEKVRSAYEKARDICVKLQIRADKGSVVTGDTVQVTLRAINCSLFDVELEFPESWPDKVSDGLELVAPQKPPKPFKVPLGKGEDATYTFTYRAEKEGRHAIGGMFVHARGGGASRQLQINLIEVIVRAPGAERKPGVEKPLVEAAPAPRVEIELRKTVERDKVFEGESIRVNVHVRNRGNIATPLAVRNDEKAVSGDSSWSGTLGPGEEYTLSYEVKAEKRGVITLEPAVAECYVDGKLYTFRSNSVSVNVLPREEERIDVDQLVNGVVQKGLLFMVGYLVARGKEVKVPKKTIVENIRAVEKRDEGKLYVLEHPISVVIEEHDDFVRLRRASPAELSSAVDAATAERLESAFIGIMEGRLSAWRPREAEKFKKESISDPPNGLGVVYTYLRGGLVPRAVSRVYVLTYSRRDKLSKYGVDHYPLSTKEVSRAIGVVEGKDEPAIVIVGSPTGWDEEAKKFARHYVNPRIGLLLVDLKTMELYYNPQGLVQEVVDLVPDFGKLVQPVPEECLETVERLDDALLNGVITQDDYLRKIGEEVQVCLQRKEKVLAGPLPEKT; encoded by the coding sequence ATGCTGAGAGAGCGGTACGGGTACATCGAGCACAGAACCGTAGACGAGCTCGCCGAGAGAGGGCCAAGCTTCCTGGGAGATCTACTCAAGGAGCTGGACGGCATTGAAGACCAAATCTCAAGAGCTCGTCTCTTGTCCTCTGATATGAAGCATCTACTCGAGAGAGTAAAAGGGTATAAGGAGAAAGTGAGGAGTGCATACGAGAAGGCTAGGGACATATGCGTTAAGTTACAAATTAGAGCGGATAAGGGGAGCGTCGTTACCGGTGACACGGTACAAGTCACTCTGAGGGCTATTAACTGTAGCCTCTTCGACGTTGAGCTAGAATTCCCAGAATCCTGGCCTGACAAAGTCTCAGACGGGCTCGAGCTCGTCGCCCCCCAGAAGCCCCCCAAGCCATTCAAAGTCCCGTTGGGGAAGGGAGAGGATGCAACATACACTTTCACTTACCGTGCTGAGAAAGAGGGGAGACATGCTATTGGTGGGATGTTCGTACACGCACGCGGCGGGGGCGCGTCGAGACAACTTCAGATAAACCTCATAGAGGTCATCGTCAGAGCTCCCGGTGCTGAGAGAAAACCTGGCGTGGAGAAGCCGCTAGTTGAAGCCGCCCCGGCACCCCGAGTCGAAATCGAGCTTAGGAAAACCGTCGAAAGGGATAAAGTCTTTGAGGGCGAGAGTATCAGAGTCAACGTACATGTTCGCAACAGGGGCAACATCGCTACCCCCCTGGCTGTCAGGAATGACGAGAAGGCGGTGAGCGGGGACTCGAGCTGGTCTGGGACTCTGGGGCCCGGCGAGGAGTACACGCTGAGCTACGAAGTTAAAGCCGAGAAGAGGGGTGTTATCACCTTGGAGCCAGCCGTGGCGGAGTGCTACGTCGACGGTAAGTTGTACACCTTTAGGAGTAACAGTGTGAGCGTTAATGTTCTCCCGAGGGAGGAGGAGAGGATAGACGTTGACCAGCTCGTGAACGGAGTTGTGCAGAAGGGGCTCCTCTTCATGGTCGGGTACCTCGTCGCCAGGGGGAAGGAGGTTAAAGTCCCGAAGAAGACCATCGTCGAGAACATTAGAGCTGTTGAGAAGAGGGATGAGGGGAAACTGTACGTCCTAGAGCACCCTATAAGCGTCGTGATCGAGGAACACGACGACTTCGTGCGGCTCAGGAGAGCGAGCCCAGCTGAGCTTTCGAGCGCCGTAGACGCGGCAACAGCTGAGAGGCTCGAGTCAGCCTTCATCGGGATAATGGAGGGGAGGCTCAGCGCGTGGAGACCTAGAGAAGCGGAGAAATTTAAGAAAGAGAGTATCTCAGACCCCCCTAATGGTCTAGGTGTAGTCTACACCTATCTGAGGGGAGGGCTCGTACCTAGGGCTGTCAGTAGAGTGTACGTGCTAACGTACTCTAGGCGTGACAAACTCTCCAAGTACGGCGTAGACCACTACCCCCTGAGTACTAAGGAGGTCAGCAGAGCTATAGGAGTTGTTGAAGGAAAAGACGAGCCTGCCATAGTGATCGTGGGGTCACCCACTGGGTGGGACGAAGAAGCTAAGAAATTCGCCCGCCATTACGTGAACCCGAGAATCGGGCTTTTACTAGTCGACTTGAAGACTATGGAGCTCTACTACAACCCCCAGGGCCTAGTCCAAGAAGTCGTAGACCTAGTTCCGGACTTCGGCAAGCTAGTCCAGCCAGTCCCAGAGGAGTGCCTCGAGACAGTAGAGAGGCTAGACGACGCGTTGCTCAACGGAGTTATAACTCAGGACGACTACTTAAGGAAGATAGGCGAGGAGGTGCAAGTGTGCCTGCAGAGGAAGGAGAAAGTTCTCGCCGGCCCTCTGCCTGAAAAAACTTGA